One segment of Thermodesulfovibrio sp. 3907-1M DNA contains the following:
- the miaA gene encoding tRNA (adenosine(37)-N6)-dimethylallyltransferase MiaA — translation MKRKILILLGPTGVGKTEVSIRLAKLLNAEIISSDSMQIYKYMDIGTAKPTLEQRKEVVHHMIDIVNPWEYFSTGTYIEKVKKIIEEIFQRNKIPLIVGGTGLYLRAMTEGIFEGPEADWSLRKQLLKEEKTQPGKLYGLLKKVDPDYAKKINPADLRRTIRALEVFFKEQKNITEFHVKLTKPLPYDFIKIGLTRNRKQLYSLIEKRVDEMIKKGLIEEVRNVLNLIKKNAAGDFPLPALQAIGYKEIAGCLADLYSLEEAVRLIKKRTKMYAKRQFTWFKKEKDIMWFDITEIHDPQVIAEKIFQFLV, via the coding sequence ATGAAAAGAAAAATTTTAATTCTTTTGGGACCTACAGGAGTTGGAAAAACAGAAGTATCAATCAGGCTTGCTAAGCTTTTAAATGCTGAGATAATAAGCTCGGATTCAATGCAAATCTATAAATACATGGATATCGGTACTGCAAAACCTACCTTAGAGCAAAGAAAGGAAGTAGTCCATCACATGATAGACATTGTTAATCCCTGGGAGTATTTCAGCACAGGAACATATATTGAAAAAGTGAAAAAAATTATAGAAGAAATTTTTCAGAGAAATAAAATTCCATTGATTGTTGGTGGTACAGGGCTTTATCTGAGAGCCATGACAGAAGGAATTTTTGAAGGTCCTGAAGCTGACTGGAGTTTAAGAAAACAACTCCTGAAAGAAGAAAAAACTCAACCTGGCAAACTTTACGGGCTCCTGAAGAAAGTTGACCCTGATTATGCGAAAAAAATTAATCCCGCTGATTTAAGAAGAACAATCAGGGCACTGGAAGTGTTTTTTAAAGAGCAAAAAAATATTACTGAGTTTCATGTAAAACTTACAAAACCTCTGCCCTATGATTTTATAAAAATCGGACTTACAAGAAACAGAAAACAACTATATAGCTTGATTGAAAAAAGAGTTGATGAAATGATTAAAAAAGGACTAATTGAAGAAGTAAGAAATGTTTTAAACCTGATAAAGAAAAATGCAGCTGGAGACTTCCCATTACCGGCATTACAGGCAATAGGTTACAAGGAGATAGCTGGCTGTCTTGCTGATTTATACAGCCTTGAGGAAGCAGTTAGGCTTATAAAAAAAAGAACAAAAATGTATGCAAAGAGGCAGTTTACATGGTTTAAAAAAGAAAAAGATATAATGTGGTTTGATATAACAGAAATTCACGATCCTCAAGTGATTGCAGAAAAAATTTTTCAATTTTTAGTATAA
- a CDS encoding SDR family oxidoreductase, whose protein sequence is MLSIKGKVALITGASKGIGLATAEKFAREGANLVLVARSRELLNNLTEKLKTYGANVVSVSADLTKPEEVERAFEVLKDSFQRLDILINNAGRGIFNYIENGSPDEWKEVIDLNLTGLIHCTHLAVKMMIPQRSGHIVNISSVAGRVGIPGWSVYCATKWAVIGFSESIRKELIKYNIRVTVIEPGVVATQWGENMPEEWIKSRGAMRALKAHDIAEAIYYVVTQPEHVSINEILIRPSEQER, encoded by the coding sequence ATGTTGTCCATTAAAGGAAAAGTGGCACTCATAACAGGTGCATCAAAAGGCATAGGTTTGGCAACTGCTGAGAAATTCGCCCGTGAGGGAGCTAATCTTGTTTTAGTAGCAAGGTCTCGGGAGTTATTGAATAATTTAACTGAGAAACTTAAAACCTATGGAGCAAATGTTGTCAGTGTTTCAGCTGATCTTACAAAACCTGAAGAAGTTGAAAGAGCGTTTGAGGTGTTGAAAGATTCTTTTCAGAGACTTGATATTCTGATTAACAATGCTGGAAGGGGAATTTTTAACTACATTGAAAACGGTTCACCGGATGAATGGAAAGAAGTTATAGACCTGAATCTTACAGGGCTTATTCATTGCACCCATTTAGCTGTAAAAATGATGATTCCTCAGAGAAGTGGTCATATTGTGAATATTTCATCAGTAGCTGGAAGAGTTGGAATTCCGGGGTGGTCTGTTTACTGTGCTACGAAATGGGCTGTTATAGGTTTTTCTGAATCAATTCGTAAGGAGTTGATAAAATACAACATTCGTGTTACAGTAATAGAGCCAGGTGTTGTTGCAACTCAGTGGGGTGAAAATATGCCAGAAGAATGGATAAAAAGCAGAGGAGCAATGAGAGCACTAAAAGCTCATGACATTGCAGAGGCTATATACTATGTTGTAACCCAGCCCGAGCATGTCAGTATAAATGAAATACTTATAAGGCCATCAGAGCAGGAACGATGA
- the moaC gene encoding cyclic pyranopterin monophosphate synthase MoaC yields the protein MSLTHFDEKGQARMVDVTGKPVTERIAITEGIVKMKPETLKMILNREIAKGDVFQVARLAGIMAAKMTPHLIPLCHPLPITSVEIDFEPDEENSQVKIKTTVKTTSQTGVEMEAMVATSLAALTVYDMCKAVDKEMIIGDIKLVYKAGGKSGEFVRV from the coding sequence ATGAGCCTTACTCATTTTGATGAAAAAGGACAGGCAAGGATGGTTGATGTTACAGGAAAACCTGTAACAGAGAGAATTGCTATCACTGAAGGCATTGTAAAGATGAAGCCTGAAACCTTAAAAATGATTTTAAATAGGGAAATTGCAAAAGGTGATGTTTTTCAGGTTGCCCGTCTTGCTGGAATTATGGCTGCAAAGATGACTCCCCATCTTATTCCGCTCTGTCATCCACTTCCAATTACCTCTGTTGAGATTGATTTTGAACCTGATGAAGAAAACTCTCAGGTAAAAATAAAAACCACTGTAAAAACAACATCGCAAACAGGAGTTGAGATGGAGGCAATGGTTGCAACCTCTTTAGCAGCGCTTACAGTATATGATATGTGTAAAGCAGTTGACAAAGAGATGATAATTGGAGATATAAAGCTTGTTTACAAAGCTGGAGGTAAAAGCGGAGAGTTTGTTAGAGTTTAA
- a CDS encoding flagellar motor protein, which yields MDLVALLGLIIGIGAIIAGNIAEGGTTAHLVQAAAAIIVFGGTLGATILSFPLKDIITAFVSLKFIFFSRNVNFEETIETILDLLVIARKRGLLALQEEVDRIDDSFLKRGITYVIDGLSPSIIKESLQQEIYAYEEIIRRAARVYDSAGGFAPTIGIIGAILGLIHVLKNVTDPSKIGIGIATAFVATIYGVGSANLIFIPIAKRIVNKLEDEILLMELMVEGILGIEAGMNPYFLRAKLESFVRERQKERI from the coding sequence ATGGATTTGGTAGCTTTACTTGGTTTAATCATCGGGATTGGTGCTATTATTGCCGGCAACATTGCTGAAGGGGGCACAACAGCACATCTTGTTCAGGCAGCAGCGGCTATTATTGTATTTGGAGGAACTCTGGGAGCTACTATTTTAAGCTTTCCATTGAAAGATATAATTACAGCCTTTGTTAGCTTAAAATTTATATTTTTCAGTAGAAATGTCAACTTTGAGGAGACCATAGAGACCATTCTTGATCTTCTGGTTATAGCCAGGAAAAGAGGGCTTCTGGCTTTACAGGAAGAAGTTGATAGAATTGATGACTCATTTTTAAAAAGAGGAATTACCTATGTAATTGATGGACTTTCTCCGAGCATTATTAAAGAATCACTTCAGCAAGAGATTTATGCCTATGAAGAAATTATAAGAAGAGCTGCCAGGGTTTATGATTCTGCAGGAGGATTTGCTCCAACTATTGGAATTATCGGAGCTATTCTTGGACTCATTCATGTTTTAAAAAATGTTACGGATCCATCAAAAATTGGTATAGGAATAGCAACAGCTTTTGTGGCAACTATTTATGGAGTTGGTTCTGCAAATCTTATATTTATTCCCATTGCAAAAAGAATAGTTAACAAGCTTGAAGATGAAATTCTTCTTATGGAACTCATGGTTGAAGGGATTCTTGGAATAGAAGCAGGAATGAATCCATACTTTTTAAGGGCAAAACTTGAATCCTTTGTTAGAGAGCGTCAGAAGGAAAGAATATGA
- a CDS encoding OmpA family protein: MKPRKKNNNNEEENIHRWLISYSDFLTLLFTFFVALYALSTVDITKAEKMTTSLRKVFKVIDEPISFEEDRNKAIIEDLRKLLNDISGINIKSDARGVVITFPDALLFSSGSAELKPEAYDALTRIAEKLKEIPGKVAIEGHTDNVPISSSIYKSNWELSAARASSVLHFLLQKGLNPDRFMIAGYGEYRPVASNDTEEGRAKNRRVELIILR, translated from the coding sequence ATGAAACCAAGAAAGAAAAATAACAACAACGAGGAAGAAAATATTCATCGCTGGCTTATATCATATTCTGATTTTCTAACTCTTCTGTTTACTTTTTTTGTGGCTCTCTATGCTCTGTCTACAGTTGATATTACAAAGGCTGAAAAAATGACCACTTCTTTAAGAAAAGTGTTCAAAGTTATTGATGAGCCAATATCATTTGAAGAAGACCGTAATAAAGCAATTATTGAAGACCTTAGAAAACTTTTAAATGATATTTCAGGAATAAACATAAAATCAGATGCCAGAGGTGTTGTAATAACTTTCCCAGATGCTCTTTTATTTAGCTCGGGTTCAGCTGAACTGAAACCTGAAGCTTATGATGCACTCACAAGAATTGCTGAAAAATTAAAGGAAATCCCGGGGAAAGTTGCAATAGAAGGGCATACTGACAATGTTCCAATAAGCTCTTCTATATATAAATCAAACTGGGAGCTATCTGCTGCAAGAGCCTCGTCAGTGCTACATTTTTTACTTCAAAAAGGACTCAATCCAGACAGATTTATGATCGCAGGTTATGGTGAATACAGGCCTGTTGCTTCCAATGATACTGAAGAGGGTAGAGCAAAAAACAGAAGGGTTGAACTTATCATACTCCGATGA